The genomic region CAGACCAAGATAGACCTTGACGAAAAACTCTACCAGATCGAAGGCGTCCTGGGTTCATCAATCATAAAAGACCGCACCACGCTTTTCCTGGATGTTTACAAAATTATCGAAATGCATGACCCGTACTTCTTTGTAAAGGTTATCCCCCAGGAAGACCGGCCATATCGGGTGCTTTTGGCAGAAGACTCCCCGTTTTTCCGCCAGATGATTGCCAATTACCTTGCGGCATCCGGGTATGAAGTGGAAACAGCTATTGATGGTGAAGAGGCATGGGAAAAACTCCAGAAAGACCAGTACGACGTCTTGATCACAGACATAGAAATGCCGCGCATGACTGGTCTTGAGCTTGCTAAAAAAGTAAGAAGCGATGAACGCTTTGCCAATTTGCCTATTATGGCGCTCACCTCCCTTGCCAGTGATGAAGACCGCAGACGAGGGCTTGAGGCCGGCATTGATGAATATCAGGTAAAACTTGAGCGCGGCAACGTTCTCGAAGCCCTTGCCAGATTACTAAGTAGAAAAGAAGCAGAGGCTGCATGAGCGCTTTTGACCCTTATCAGATATTGGGAATATCCCCTGAAGCGGGGCTTGATGAGATAAAAAGGGCCTTTCGCGAAAAGGCCCGTCTTTATCATCCAGACCGTGGAGGGGAAGAAAGGCTTTTTCGGGAGCTTAAACGCTCTTACGAGATTCTTCGTAGGCGCCATGCCCCTGCGCCTCTTATAATTGTTACTGACAGGCCCAAAGGGGGAAACTACGTTCTTTCTTTTCTAGACGTAACCGCTGACGAACTGGCCCTTGGTGCGGAAATAACTGTTAGCATTCCAGGAAAACCTACGGAATGCAGCCTGTGCAAAGGTCTTGGTAAAAACCCCTCAGGAGAGCACAAGGTTTGCGAGATATGCCAGGGAAAAGGAAGAATTTTCTTTGAAAAAGAAGCCTCCATCACCTGCCCAAAATGTTCCGGTCGAGGGAAGATTTATTTTGAAATTTGCCCCAAATGTCATGGGAAAAGAGTAATCTCTCACGATGAAGAAATTACTATGAAGCTTCCCTTGGGAGCGAGACCCGGAGACCTGCTTAAACTTGACCGCACCACCAAAGAAGGTTTTGAACTCTATTTTGAACTCCAGGTTCACGAAAATAAAGGCTTCTATTTTAAGAAAGGAAAACTTTACAAAAAAATCGAAGTGCCCTTTTGGGAAATTGCCTTAAGGGAAGAGATAGAGATATTAACCCTTGAAGGTGAAGAAAAAATTAAACTTCCTGATAATTTTTTGCCAGAAAAGCCTCTGGTGCTTTCAAAAAGAGGCCCATATTTAGCAAATGGCACCAGAGATGATTTATACCTTGAGATAAGGCCTTACTATCCCGCCAAACTTCCAGAAGAAGTCAGGCAGGCTTTGCTGAAAATCAAAAGAAAAATGAAGGAGGTAGGAGATGTCTTTGCCAGCTCCTGAACAGGAAAAAAATATTGCCACCACTGAGCAAACTAAATTATTCGTCACCTTTTGGCTCTCAGACTTTCTGTTTGCGCTGCCTGTGGAAGAAGTAGTTGAAATTAACCGCTCCCTTGACATTACCCCTGTGCCACAAGCACCATCTTATGTCTCAGGGATTATCAATCTTCGTGGTCAAATCTTAACAGCCATTGACCTTGCCAAACGCATTGGTCTTTCACGCAAACGCGATGCCCATCACAACGTGATTGTGGGAAGAAACGAAGAACCCTTAAGCCTTCTTGTGGAGCAGGTGGGAGATGTGCTTGAAATTCCTGTAAATCAGATTGAAGAGCCCCCTGAGGTAATCGAAGGCCTTGATACTTCTTTTGTAAAAAACGTGTCAAAGCTTCCTGATAGATTGCTGGTGATTCTTGATATAGAAA from Thermodesulfatator atlanticus DSM 21156 harbors:
- a CDS encoding DnaJ C-terminal domain-containing protein, translating into MSAFDPYQILGISPEAGLDEIKRAFREKARLYHPDRGGEERLFRELKRSYEILRRRHAPAPLIIVTDRPKGGNYVLSFLDVTADELALGAEITVSIPGKPTECSLCKGLGKNPSGEHKVCEICQGKGRIFFEKEASITCPKCSGRGKIYFEICPKCHGKRVISHDEEITMKLPLGARPGDLLKLDRTTKEGFELYFELQVHENKGFYFKKGKLYKKIEVPFWEIALREEIEILTLEGEEKIKLPDNFLPEKPLVLSKRGPYLANGTRDDLYLEIRPYYPAKLPEEVRQALLKIKRKMKEVGDVFASS
- a CDS encoding chemotaxis protein CheW; its protein translation is MSLPAPEQEKNIATTEQTKLFVTFWLSDFLFALPVEEVVEINRSLDITPVPQAPSYVSGIINLRGQILTAIDLAKRIGLSRKRDAHHNVIVGRNEEPLSLLVEQVGDVLEIPVNQIEEPPEVIEGLDTSFVKNVSKLPDRLLVILDIEKVFEA